Part of the Deltaproteobacteria bacterium genome, CCGCCTGAGACCTCGCGAGCGACCTTTTTTCCGAAGTCAGTATAGTCAACTGATTCTTCATTATACGTTCCGACATCTTCGACCTCAATGCCTCGATTCTGGAGAAAGACCTTTACCTTTTCCTTCATAGGAAAACCAGCATGATCAGAGCCAATAATAATTTTCATCTTAACCGCTTTACTCTAGGCCTGACTATTTGGGCAACGGCCTGTCAAGAAGAAACCTATTCTCACCAAGCCGTGATAATTGGTTGGTTTGTGGAGGCTATACAACCCTCCACAGTGAAAAGGGAAACGGTTTGCCCTGTTAGTGCGTTACCAACGAGATTCGTGTTTTTTCCGGCAGAAAATGAATCCGTGTTGTTCTCAAGGCACAAGCCTCAAATCCGAATATCGTGCTTCGAATTTCCAGTTTATCTGGGTCAAGAATGAGATGTTATATAGTTAATGGCATCCTTGACCGTCTGAAGTTTCTCGGCCTGTTCGTCGGAGATCTCTATATCAAACGCCTCTTCCATGGCCATGATCAATTCGACCAGATCAAGGGAGTCTGCACCAAGGTCATCTACAAACGATGCTTCCGGCACTACCTCATCCTGTTCAACGCTGAGCTTCTCGGCAACTATCTTCTTAATTTTCTCTTCAATAGCCACGTTGTGTTACCTCCTTTACCTTTTTCCTTTTTCTTCCGGTAGTTGCTGATTAAGAACCTACGTTATTGTCATCCGTTATAAAAAACTACATATACATGCCGCCGTTCACATGGATGACCTGTCCGGTAATATAGGCCGCCTCGTCCGAGGCCAGGAAAGCCACTGCCTCAGCAACATCTTCCGGTTGTCCAATGCGTCCCAACGGGACTTGCGCCAGCATTGCTCCTTTCACCTTTTCGGACAGATCAACTGTCATGGCAGTATCAATGAAGCCTGGGGCCACTGCATTAACAGTAATGCCTCTCTGGGCAAGTTCTTTTGCTGCTGTCTTGGTCAACGCGATCAGGCCTGCTTTAGACGCCGTGTAATTGGCCTGACCCGCATTTCCCATCACACCTACCACTGAGGCCATATTGATAATGCGTCCTGCCCGCTGCTTCATCATGGTTTTTGCAGCCACCTGCATGCAGTTGAACGCCCCTTTTAAATTGATGGCCAGCACTCGATCCCAATCCGATTCCTTCATGCGGACCAAGAGCCCGTCCTTTGTGATTCCCGCATTATTTACCAGCACATCCACACGACCGGAGTCCTCCAGAACTCTATTAAAGAAGCTCTGCACGTCCGGCTGTGAGGCTACGTCCACACGGGCTCCCCAGGCTCTTCCCCCTGCACGTTCAATGAGATCGACCGTCTCTTCAGCGTTCGCATCATCAGGATCATAGTGATTGAAGAAGACCCTGGTGTCAGGGCCAGCCATGCGCAGTCCGATGGCGCGACCTATGCCGCTTGACCCGCCTGTGATAACTACCGCACGTTTTGCATCTGTATTCATAAGGCTCCTATGTCCTGTCAAACAGGATATCAGCAACCGCATCCATGTCTTGTATCAGACCACTGTAACTTTCCGCTAGTCTCTCATGATTCATCTTTCTCATCACCTCAGATACGGTTTGTTTGTCAAACAGTCCCGGTCCCATAAGAATCTTCATAGCATTTCTGGCAACAAGGTCGGCAACTTCGTTGGCAAAGACTCTGGACATGATCACGATCTTTTTCGCCTCGGGAGAGCCTTTTTCAATGAGTCCCTGGGCCTTTCTTGCCATGCTTATTCCCACTTCAACGTGGGTCATCATGTCTGCCAGGCAAAACATGACGTACTGTTGCTTAGTGAGCTTGTGGCTATGGGCAAACATGATGATTTCATTCAGCGCTCTTGCTGCAAGCGCGTACGCCCCGGCCCCGGTATCAGGCATGGACGCGTCCAGGGCCTCCATCTCGTCTGCCATATTTCCATAGTACTTGCCTTTGGATTTGACAGAGGTCCGCCACCTGAACATACTAATAATGTTTTGCTGGATCTCGTTTGTGCCCTCGTAAATGCAGGTGATCTTTACATCTCGTTTGATCTTTTCAACCTCGTATTCAGCAATATATCCATATCCGCCAAGCCCCTGGATGGCATCTTCTGCGGTGCGGTTTCCGGCCTCAGTGCCAAAATACTTGGCAATGGAGCCTTCGACCTGAAGGTCCTTTTCTCCGGCATCCAGTCTCGTGGCCTGGTCTTCCATGTAAGCAGCGGCCGCTTCGAGTCGAACTGCGTTAGGAACAACCAGCTTGTGCGTGTAGCCCTGCTTTTCGGAAAGGGGGGTTCCGAACTGTATTCGCTCTTTTGCGTATCTGACCATGATATCAAGGGCAGCCTCTGCTGCGCCGATACCAAGGGCGGCCACTACGAGCCTTGTGTGTCCGAAGACCATATTGGCCTGTTTCAGTCCTTGGCCCGGCACATCGCCCAAGAGATTTTCAGCCGGCACAAAGACGTCGGTGAAGGTAAGGGGAGCTGTGTTGGACGCCCGAATACCGTGTTTTTGCTCAGGCTTGCCCGGCTGAAAACCCTCCATGCCCTTTTCCACAATAAAGAAGGTCGGGCCTTCAGGGGCTTTGGCCAAGACGGTGAGAAAATCAGCACATCCTCCATTTGAGATGAACTGCTTGCTTCCGTTGATTATGTACCCTGTGATATTTCCCGAGTCGTCCTTCACGGGTTCGGCTCTGGTCTTCAGGGCAGCTAAGTTGCTTCCAGCCTCAGCTTCGGTTACAGCATAGGCTACCAGAGAATTGCCCTCAACGATTTTTCCGAGCCATTTCTGCTTCTCTTCATCAGTGCCGGCAAACATGATGGGATCTGCCCCAAGCTGAATGGCAAAAAAAGCCGTTGCCACGCCTAGGCAGATCTTAGCCGTCTCTCTGGTCATGGCACAGCTATCTCTAGCGCCTCCTCCCATTCCGCCATACTTTTCAGGTATGAATAAGAGCTGGAGGCCGATTTCCGGGCCTAACATCTCCCTGATTATGGCTTCAGGGAATTCTTCTTTTTTGTCAAGGTCGAGCACCTTCTCTTTGGTGAGGAGTCGCTCTCTGACAAGTTTGAGTGTATCAAGCACCATCTGTCTTGATTCAGGGTCAAGCCCGGCAAGGTCATGCTGTCTGTTTTCTGTAGTATAGGCTGGCATTTGAACTAAGTTTCTCCGTTGGTCCTATGTTTCTAAAGTTATCCTGGTCACCATTGCCCTGCTGACGATAGGATGTTTATACTTCTTCTGTTTCCAAGACAGACCGGCCTTTGTAGTAGCCGCAACTCGAACAGACGTGATGCGGGAGTTTGGGTTCGCTGCACTGCGGGCAGGCCGACGGATTGGGCACTTTTGCCTTCTGATGGGTCCGTCGCTTACGGCCCCTTGATTTGGAAATTTTTCGTTTTGGTAATGCCATGGGTCAACTCCTTAGATTGTATTGGCGCCTAACGCCTCAAATTGACTTCAAATATAGAAAAAAAAGCGACAAACAGTAGTAAATTGGTGTTCATAACGGCTTATTATTCCAAATTTTTTCTATAACTACTCGGATTTTGATAAGTAAGAATTTGCTAATATAGTCAGCCAGGGAAGTTTGTCAAGAAGTTTAATCCAAAAACAGACAAAAACATCCGAAAGGCTCACTGCTTGTTGGAATCATTCCCTTGTGTTATGGTCACGTGAATGTTGGCCGAGAGCTTGGAATGGAACGTCTTGAACCCCTAACACCCTCGGCAAATTGGATAGCGGATAACAATGAGTGAATGACGAATAAGAAAAGGGAGGCACCCATGTCACGCACACCGGCGGTAGCGAACATGTTCTATCCTGGCGACAGAGATCAGTTAAAGGAGCAGATTGACTCTTTCTTAAGGCCAGTACAAAAGCCAAAGAAGGTGGTGGCAGCTATCTCGCCTCATGCGGGGTATATGTATTCGGGTGGGGTGGCTGGTGCGGTTTTTTCTCAAATTGAAGTTCCAGAGTCAGTCGTGATTCTGGGGCCTAACCACAGGGGCGTCGGGGCAGCCGTGGCTTTGGAGGCTTCAGGCACTTGGGATATGCCACTGGGCCCTGTTTCGATCAACGAGGACTTGGCCGGCTTAGTTCTTAAGGCGTCACTTAACCACAAGATCAAGGACGATTCTCGGGCTCACGCCATGGAACACTCTATTGAAGTCCAGATTCCCTTTCTTCAGGTCTTGAGGCCTGATGTGACCATAGTCCCTATTTGCGTCTCCCACGTGGCTTTTCATGACTGCGAAGAGATTGCACGGGCCTTGGTGCAGGGAGTCCGCGACTACGGCAAAGAAGTCCTTCTTATGGCTAGCACTGACATGACTCATTATGAGTCCCAGGAGTCTGCCCGTTCAAAAGACCGGTTGGCTATCGAGCGGGTCCTTGATTTGGATCCCAAAGGGTTATATGACACAGTGGCTGAGCACGGCATATCCATGTGTGGCGTCATTCCGACAACCATAGTGCTTGCGGCTTCTAAGGGATTAGGCGCATCCAGGGCTGAACTGGTTCGCTATGCTACATCGGGAGATGTGACCGGCGACTATGCACAGGTTGTCGGATATGCTGGATTTGTAGTGTATTAAGGCCATTCATATTAGTCTCTCTTGACACTGTATCCTGTTCATAGTATTTGAAAAACCAGGAGCGGGGACGATCGAATCGTCCTTCAATATGCGATTATGCGCCTTGCAAACTCTGTTTCTGGGGGATCGTCCAGTGGTAGGACAGTGGACTCTGGATCCATTAACGGGGGTTCGAATCCTCCTCCCCCAGCCAGCTTGATCTTGTCCAGGAATTACGAACTGTTGACAAACCCCAGGGGTTCTTCAACCCTTCACTCACGGAGCGAATAGAGTCGACTTCTTGTGAAATCGTCATGACCTGTCTTCTCAAGACGCTTGGCAACAAGGCCAAGAGGGACTAGCCATGAGTTTTTTTGACAGTTTCAAAGCATTTGTATCGTACGTAATGGAGTTTCAAATTCCTGGGTCGACGGAAGAGATCAAACATGAAACATCCCTTTTGGAGCTTCAAGGCTTTGTGCGTGAACTTGAGCAAGAAAACGAGGCCCTCAAGAAGAGGCAGGGCGCGAAAAGGTCTATTCTTAATGATAATGGCGCCTATTTTTTTGAGACCTCGGATGGACGGGAGGAACCTTTTTGCTCCAGTTGTTGGGATCTTGATTGCAAACTAGTGCGATTACATATAGGAGATGACGGCGTCGCCACTTGTCCACAATGCAAGAAGAGCTTTGGTTGCAATAATTTGAAGCAGGGTGACCGGCGACACAAACACCCGTCACCCTGTTGAAGCCTGTGGTTTTGAGGCTGGAGTTTACCCGGACGCTTTTTCGGCTTCAGCGATCCTTGCTTCCACGTCCTTCAGGTAGGCCCTCAAATCTCTGGCCTCCTGCTGGAGTTCGGCAAGTCCTGGTTCAGGACCCCGGGACAATGGTTGCCAGTAGCCGAAGGCCTGCGCTCCGGCTCTGCGAAGCCCCCTGCCTCTACCGAAGCCAGGGCCGCGACCGCCAAATCCGCCGTAAAAGGCACGCCCGCCAAGCCCGTAGCTTGGTCTGCGGCCTGTTCCACAGTACCCAAAACCGCCTCCAGTCATTGGCCCCCCTCCAAGCGGGCCGGTTCCATCATATCCTGGCATGTGAAACACCTCCTTTTCGTGTCAATCAAGTGTTAACGTTTTTTTCATTACATACAACCACGGCCTCGGCCGCCACCGCGACCTCGGCCACCGCTCCTGCCGCCACCACGGCCGGAAGCCATGCCGTCAGCCGGTCTTATCCTTGAGCCCTGACCCAGTTGCGATTGCGGATTGGCTTTAGCATTGCTGCACTTGCCCAATCCTCTTCCTGTTCGCGAGCCTTCGCCCCGTGGACCTGTTCTATCAAAACCGGGCATAAGAACACCTCCTTTCAATCATAAAATCGCTCTACGCTTTTATATAACGCGGCTTCGCCGCTTGATAAATGAAACTGCTGTGCTGCGAAGTCAGAAACCGCCTTTTCCACGTCCGCCTCTGTGGCCGCCCCGACCTCTGGGACCGCCTCGACCCCACCGGCCGGCGCCGGCCAGCGCGTAAGAGCCGCCTTGAATCCTTATCATCTTGCCCATCACAAGAGCTTCGGATACCAGCTCTCTTGCTTCAGCAAGGATTCTGCCGAAGGTCTGGCGAGATACGTTCATACGAGCGGCTGCGGTTTCCTGGTCCAGCTTGTCAAGATCGCTTAAACGCAGGGCCTCCAGACCCTCAACAGGAAGAAGTACCTCGTCCATGCCCCCTGCGGGAATCCCAATGGGCTTAAATGCGTTTGCCATGGGTCCGCCCTGTACAAAACGGAGTTTTCTGGGTCTTGGCATGATGTCTCCTGTTAACGTTATGAGCGTGTGACTATAATATAAGGCTCTATATCCTATTGTCAAGATATTTTATTGGCGAGGGCTCAAAATAGTTGTGACGAAGGGAAGGGTTTGTCGGCCAGTTTCTATCGAGGTTCCTTCAAGGCAGGGTCATTTAGGGCAGAAACACCCTCTGGCGGTAATATTTCAGCTCTCCTATCGATTCCTTTATGTCGATGGATGCCTGATGGGCTTTACGCTTTTTGAAATGGGGAAGCGTTTGGTACCATCTTTTGACCAATTCTTTTATTGAGCTGACATCGATATTGCGATAGTGAAGGAATTCATTGAGCAAAGGCATATGCTTTGCCAGAAACCGCCGGTCCTGCCACACGGAATTCCCGCACAAAGGAGAAAGTCCTTTCTTGGAATAGTGCGAAAGAAATTGTAATGTCATCTCTTCAGCCTTCTGGCAGTGATATGGCGAGGCCTCAACTCTATCAATAAGACCCGACGACGTATGTTGGGTCTTGCTCCACTGTTCCATGGCCAGAAGAGTCTCTTTCGGATGGTGTATCGCTATGTCGGGGCCTTCAGCCACAATCTCCAGGTTGTCATCCGTTACAACAGAGGCGATTTCAAGGATCACATGTTTTTCGGGGTCCAGGCCGGTCATTTCCAGGTCGATCCAA contains:
- the acpP gene encoding acyl carrier protein, with the translated sequence MAIEEKIKKIVAEKLSVEQDEVVPEASFVDDLGADSLDLVELIMAMEEAFDIEISDEQAEKLQTVKDAINYITSHS
- the fabG gene encoding 3-oxoacyl-[acyl-carrier-protein] reductase, whose translation is MNTDAKRAVVITGGSSGIGRAIGLRMAGPDTRVFFNHYDPDDANAEETVDLIERAGGRAWGARVDVASQPDVQSFFNRVLEDSGRVDVLVNNAGITKDGLLVRMKESDWDRVLAINLKGAFNCMQVAAKTMMKQRAGRIINMASVVGVMGNAGQANYTASKAGLIALTKTAAKELAQRGITVNAVAPGFIDTAMTVDLSEKVKGAMLAQVPLGRIGQPEDVAEAVAFLASDEAAYITGQVIHVNGGMYM
- a CDS encoding acyl-CoA dehydrogenase family protein, with amino-acid sequence MPAYTTENRQHDLAGLDPESRQMVLDTLKLVRERLLTKEKVLDLDKKEEFPEAIIREMLGPEIGLQLLFIPEKYGGMGGGARDSCAMTRETAKICLGVATAFFAIQLGADPIMFAGTDEEKQKWLGKIVEGNSLVAYAVTEAEAGSNLAALKTRAEPVKDDSGNITGYIINGSKQFISNGGCADFLTVLAKAPEGPTFFIVEKGMEGFQPGKPEQKHGIRASNTAPLTFTDVFVPAENLLGDVPGQGLKQANMVFGHTRLVVAALGIGAAEAALDIMVRYAKERIQFGTPLSEKQGYTHKLVVPNAVRLEAAAAYMEDQATRLDAGEKDLQVEGSIAKYFGTEAGNRTAEDAIQGLGGYGYIAEYEVEKIKRDVKITCIYEGTNEIQQNIISMFRWRTSVKSKGKYYGNMADEMEALDASMPDTGAGAYALAARALNEIIMFAHSHKLTKQQYVMFCLADMMTHVEVGISMARKAQGLIEKGSPEAKKIVIMSRVFANEVADLVARNAMKILMGPGLFDKQTVSEVMRKMNHERLAESYSGLIQDMDAVADILFDRT
- the rpmF gene encoding 50S ribosomal protein L32, with the protein product MALPKRKISKSRGRKRRTHQKAKVPNPSACPQCSEPKLPHHVCSSCGYYKGRSVLETEEV
- the amrB gene encoding AmmeMemoRadiSam system protein B, encoding MSRTPAVANMFYPGDRDQLKEQIDSFLRPVQKPKKVVAAISPHAGYMYSGGVAGAVFSQIEVPESVVILGPNHRGVGAAVALEASGTWDMPLGPVSINEDLAGLVLKASLNHKIKDDSRAHAMEHSIEVQIPFLQVLRPDVTIVPICVSHVAFHDCEEIARALVQGVRDYGKEVLLMASTDMTHYESQESARSKDRLAIERVLDLDPKGLYDTVAEHGISMCGVIPTTIVLAASKGLGASRAELVRYATSGDVTGDYAQVVGYAGFVVY
- a CDS encoding DUF5320 family protein: MPGYDGTGPLGGGPMTGGGFGYCGTGRRPSYGLGGRAFYGGFGGRGPGFGRGRGLRRAGAQAFGYWQPLSRGPEPGLAELQQEARDLRAYLKDVEARIAEAEKASG
- a CDS encoding DUF5320 domain-containing protein, with the translated sequence MPGFDRTGPRGEGSRTGRGLGKCSNAKANPQSQLGQGSRIRPADGMASGRGGGRSGGRGRGGGRGRGCM
- a CDS encoding DUF134 domain-containing protein, which codes for MPRPRKLRFVQGGPMANAFKPIGIPAGGMDEVLLPVEGLEALRLSDLDKLDQETAAARMNVSRQTFGRILAEARELVSEALVMGKMIRIQGGSYALAGAGRWGRGGPRGRGGHRGGRGKGGF
- the orn gene encoding oligoribonuclease, which codes for MSNHLIWIDLEMTGLDPEKHVILEIASVVTDDNLEIVAEGPDIAIHHPKETLLAMEQWSKTQHTSSGLIDRVEASPYHCQKAEEMTLQFLSHYSKKGLSPLCGNSVWQDRRFLAKHMPLLNEFLHYRNIDVSSIKELVKRWYQTLPHFKKRKAHQASIDIKESIGELKYYRQRVFLP